One genomic window of Silurus meridionalis isolate SWU-2019-XX chromosome 22, ASM1480568v1, whole genome shotgun sequence includes the following:
- the cd164l2 gene encoding CD164 sialomucin-like 2 protein, with protein sequence MRCVTVVLCCTVLLVQLMMTNSQNAGECSQLDSCDRCTTGDPALNLTNCVWKSCDNDNNTRCIPVTEDSGDCAVYNDTTSCPTVSESFDESGSDDSSSGSEPEYSGII encoded by the exons ATGAGGTGCGTCACAGTTGTGCTGTGTTGCACTGTGCTGCTAGTGCAGCTGATGATGACCAACTCACAAAATGCAG GTGAATGTTCTCAGCTGGATTCATGTGATCGATGCACCACTGGAGACCCTGCCCTCAATTTGACTAATTGTGTTTGGAAAAGCTGTGACAATG ATAATAACACAAGGTGCATACCTGTCACTGAAGACTCTGGAGACTGTGCTGTGTACAATGACACAACCTCCTGCCCAA caGTTAGTGAGAGCTTTGATGAAAGTGGTTCAG ATGATTCTTCTTCTGGCTCAGAGCCAGAGTACTCAGGCATCATTTGA
- the gpr3 gene encoding G protein-coupled receptor 3, with translation MALNETDMGLEVVFEIDPLLQLSDVRLTPDPMISAVLSPWDVALCVSGSLICCENAIIIVTILSSASLRAPMFLLIGSLAWADFLAGVGLLLYFMSHWFVSSRGLELASVGLLVSALSASVFSLLGITLDRFLSLHRALTYGSRHTHTHTRCALAMGWVLAGLQGALPALGWNCLDNEQLCSVVWPLTRVHLATLCGGFLLALALMLQLNAWICQVVLRHSHQIALQRHTLPSARIHTRRRVHTLALILAIFASCWIPFALYGLLGDGSSPGLYTYATLVPVTGNSLLNPLIYAYRNTHVQRALRQACCCCLPNTFHKNTHTPSDV, from the coding sequence ATGGCCCTTAATGAGACTGACATGGGCTTGGAGGTTGTGTTCGAGATCGACCCCCTGCTGCAGCTCTCTGATGTTCGCCTTACACCTGACCCCATGATTTCAGCAGTGTTGAGTCCATGGGACGTGGCACTGTGTGTGTCAGGTTCTCTAATTTGCTGTGAGAATGCAATCATCATAGTGACCATCCTCTCTTCAGCATCTTTGCGGGCACCTATGTTCTTGCTCATTGGTAGCTTAGCTTGGGCAGACTTCCTGGCAGGTGTGGGACTGCTGCTGTACTTTATGTCTCACTGGTTTGTGTCCTCAAGGGGACTGGAGCTGGCTAGTGTGGGCCTGCTGGTAAGTGCACTCAGTGCATCCGTTTTCTCCTTGCTGGGCATTACCCTAGACAGATTCCTGTCTCTTCACCGAGCCCTGACGTATGGCTCAcgccacacacatacacacactcgctGTGCCCTGGCTATGGGATGGGTTCTGGCAGGCCTGCAAGGGGCCCTTCCTGCTTTAGGTTGGAACTGTTTGGATAATGAACAATTATGTAGCGTAGTGTGGCCACTGACCCGAGTGCATCTGGCTACACTATGTGGGGGCTTTCTACTGGCCCTGGCACTGATGCTGCAGCTTAATGCCTGGATCTGCCAAGTTGTTCTGCGCCACTCCCATCAGATTGCCCTGCAGAGACACACACTGCCCTctgcacgcatacacacacgtcGACGTGTGCATACTCTCGCACTCATCCTTGCCATCTTTGCCAGCTGCTGGATCCCTTTTGCACTGTATGGTCTACTTGGAGATGGATCATCACCTGGCCTATACACATATGCCACTCTGGTGCCAGTCACAGGAAACTCTTTGCTCAACCCCTTGATTTATgcttacagaaacacacacgtACAACGAGCACTGAGACAGGCTTGCTGCTGCTGCCTTCCAAATACATTTCACAAAAACACGCACACGCCAAGTGACGTTTAA
- the wasf2 gene encoding wiskott-Aldrich syndrome protein family member 2 — MPLVMRNIEPRHLCRQTLPTAVKSELECVTNITLANIIRQLGSLSKFAEDLFGELFVQASLFADRVNTLGERVDKLQVKVTQLDPKEEEVSLQAITTRKAFRSSLIQDQQLFTRPSLPQPVQETYQTCNEPPPLNILSTYRDDGKEALKFYTDPSYFFDLWKEQMLQDTKDIMKERRKHRKEKRENPNRSNLNPRKIKTRKEEWERRKMGEEFVVPKTDAGHPRDIANGSIGSGDDMGTMDSEGFDQSTASYSYDPGSPLPPPVLDDEGFLPPPPPDMTYNDVPCTSPQRPVSILSPTHPPPAPPTMPTSPHGRPSVAPPVAPPPPPPMGMVPPPPPLGFDAPPSPPPVFSSMSPSIPPPPPIASTLPSPPPPPAGDGPPPPPPPPPPPGPPPCFAPSAPAPPSSGGLSAAPAPKPQPAPVSDGRSDLLAAIRQGFNLRKVEEQREQEKRDVAGNDVAAILSRRIAVECSDSEDDSSEFDDEEWSE, encoded by the exons ATGCCTTTGGTGATGCGAAATATCGAGCCACGGCACCTGTGCCGTCAGACTCTGCCCACGGCCGTGAAGAGTGAGCTGGAGTGTGTGACCAACATCACACTGGCTAACATCATTCGCCAACTTGGTTCTCTCA GCAAATTTGCGGAGGATTTGTTTGGAGAGTTGTTTGTCCAGGCCAGCTTGTTCGCTGATAGAGTAAATACCCTTGGTGAAAGAGTGGACAAACTTCAGGTCAAAGTCACACAGTTGGAccccaaagaagaagaag TTTCACTGCAGGCAATCACCACTCGCAAAGCTTTTAGATCCAGTCTGATTCAGGATCAACAGCTCTTTACTCGTCCTTCGCTGCCTCAACCAGTGCAAGAGACTTACCAAACCTGCAATGAGCCACCTCCACTCAACATCCTCAGCACCTACAG GGATGATGGAAAGGAAGCTCTTAAATTCTACACTGACCCATCATATTTCTTTGACCTGTGGAAAGAGCAGATGCTACAAGACACAAAAGACATCATGAAAGAAAGACGGAAACATAGG aaagagaagagagaaaatcCAAACAGGAGCAACCTGAATCCTCGCAAGATCAAAACACGTAAAGAGGAATGGGAACGTCGAAAGATGGGAGAAGAGTTTGTTGTCCCTAAAACTGACGCTGG TCATCCTAGGGACATTGCCAATGGCAGCATTGGGTCAGGTGATGACATGGGTACAATGGATTCTGAGGGATTTGACCAAAGCACTGCCTCCTACAGTTATGATCCTGGCTCTCCGCTTCCACCTCCAGTGTTGGATGATGAAGGCTTCTTGCCACCTCCTCCCCCAGATATGAC TTATAATGATGTACCATGTACCTCACCGCAGAGACCAGTTAGCATTTTAAGCCCAACCCATCCTCCCCCAGCCCCTCCAACAATGCCAACCTCTCCTCATGGCCGCCCTTCAGTGGCACCACCTGTTGCcccaccacctcctccacccATGGGGATGGTTCCACCCCCACCTCCCTTAGGATTTGATGCCCcaccctctcctcctcctgttttttCCTCTATGTCTCCCTCGAttcctccaccaccacccaTTGCTTCCACTCTACCatctccaccacctcctccagcTGGGGATGGAcccccacctccacctccacctcctccaccaccaggcccaccaccatgctttgcACCATCAGCCCCTGCCCCTCCCTCTTCAGGTGGACTTTCAGCTGCCCCAGCTCCCAAGCCTCAGCCTGCTCCTGTCAGCGATGGCCGCAGCGATCTCCTGGCTGCTATTCGTCAAG GTTTTAACCTACGtaaggtggaggagcagagaGAGCAGGAGAAGAGAGATGTCGCGGGCAATGATGTTGCAGCTATCTTATCTCGCCGTATCGCTGTGGAGTGCAGTGATTCTGAGGACGATTCCTCAGAGTTTGATGATGAGGAGTGGTCTGAATAA